One candidate division KSB1 bacterium genomic window, AAACACGAATTGCGCCAGATCTGAAAACAGAAGTGGAAGGCATTCTCAAAGATCTTGGGCTATCCACGACTGAAGCCATTGCTCTGTTCTTCTATCAAATCAAGCTGCACCGACGGCTGCCCTTCAAAATCCCGAACAAAACCACGCGCAAAACTTTTGAAGACACCGACGCGGGTAGAAACTTGGTCCATTATGAGAGCATGGACGACATGCTGAAGGATTTAAAGAAATAGGCCATGCTGAAACCGGTAAGAACAAAACAGTTCAAGAAGGATTATAAAAAAGCCCTCCGGCAGGGAAAAGATATCGAAAAGCTCGACATGATCATGCTCAGGCTGGCAGCCCAAGAGAAGTTAGAAAGGAAGCACAATGATCACAAACTTGTCGGGAATTTCAAGGGCAGACGCGAATGCCATATCGAGCCGGATTGGCTCTTGGTTTATAGCATTCAGAACGATCTGATTATCTTTGAAAGAACAGGCTCCCATTCCGACCTTTTTATCTAACTGCCGAGGCTAATAGCTTTTCAGCAGCCCTTTCCTTTGCGTGTTCTCTGTCCCGTGCTCGGGACGCCTTTGCGTGCGGCTTTTTACTTGGTTTTAAATTTCTCCCTCGCTTCTTTCAACCCCGCCAAGATTGCCTCTCTCCCCTCTTTGCGCTCGATAGCTTCAAAGAATTGCAGCAGCCACGCACGATGCGGCGCTAACTTTTCATTTTGGCTGATGAAATGCTTCGTGCCTTCGAATGACCAGCCGACTTTGAACGTGTCGGGTTGCGCGGCGAGGGCGGCTTGCAGGATTCCTAATTCTGCCGGCGCCTGCTGCGTTTTGTTCTGCGCGAGGGCGTTGGCAATGCCAATGGCGCGCAACGCGATTTTGGTGCTCGGCTCAACTTCTGCGTTTGCTAACAGCGCGGCGAGGCGTTGCTCGCACGCTGCAAAGCGGCCGGTGGTGAAATGCTTTTCGGCAAAATCGCATTGGGCGGAAAGATCTTCGGGATGATGCGCCAGCCAGTTTTGATTCAAAGTAAAAGCGGAAGCATAATCGGCCGGATATTTATGTAACACTTCATGATAAAGATAACTGGCAGTTTGATATGCTTGCTTATAATCCGGATAAACTTTGAGCACATTGGCGTAGCACACGGCGACGTTGGGCCAATCTTCCAAATGCGTGTAGGTTTCTGCGAGATTGTTTTGTGTCGTAGCCCAGTAGGTCGAAATGTGTTCGTAGGTGAAAATCTCTAACGCATTCCCGTACGCCGTCACCGCGGCCCGGAGCCATTTCGCCCCCTCTTCCCCGCCCGTGCGCGTGCCCAAGTCACGAAGCACAGTTCCCAGATTATTTTGCGTGGCCGCCCACTGTTGTGGCAATTGCGCCCGCGTATAAACCTGCAGCGCATTTTCATACGCCGTCACCGCCTGCGCCAACAATTTCGCCCCCTCTTCCCCGCCCGTGCGCGTGCCCAAGTCACAAAGCACATTTCCCAGATTATTTTGCGTGGTCGCCCACTGTTGCGGCAATTGCGCCCGCGTCCTCACCTGCAGCGCATTTTCATACGCCGTCACCGCCTGCGCCAACAATTTCGCCCCCTCTTCCCCGCCCGTGCGCGTGCCCAAGTCACAAAGCACATTTCCCAGATTATTTTGCGTGGTCGCCCACTGTTGCGGCAATTGCGCCCGCGTCCTCACCTGCAGCGCATTTTCATACGCCGTCACCGCCTGCGCCAACAATTTCGCCCCCTCTTCCCCGCCCGTGCGCGTGCCCAAGTCATGAAGCACAGTTCCCAGATTATTTTGCGTCATGGCCCAGTCTTGCGGCAAATGCTCGCGCGTCCTCACCACCAGCGCATTTTCATACGCCGTCACCGCGGCCCGGAGCCATTTCGCCCCTTCTTCCCCACCCGTGCGCGTGCCCAAGTCACGAAGCACAGTTCCCAGATTATTTTGCGTGGTCGCCCACTGTTGCGGCAATTGCGCCCGCGTAAAAACCTGCAACGCATATTCATACGCCGTCACCGCCTGCGCCAACAATTTCGCCCCCTCTTCCCCGCCCGTGCGCGTGCCCAAGTCACGAAGCACATTTCCCAGATTATTTTGCGTCATGGCCCAGTCTTGCGGCAATTGCGCCCGCGTCCTCACCTGCAACGCATTTTCATACGCCGTCACCGCCTGCGCCAACAATTTCGCCCCCTCTTCGCCGCCCGTGCGCGTGCCCAAGTCACGAAGCACATTTCCCAGATTGTTTTGCGTGCCCGCCCACTGTTGCGGCAATTGCGCGCGCGTATAAACCTGCAACGCATTTTCATACGCCGTCACCGCGGCCCGGAGCAATTTCGCCCCTTCTTCGCCGCCCGTCCGCGTGCCCAAGTCACGAAGCACAGTTCCCAGATTATTTTGCGTGGTCGCCCACTGTTGCGGCAATTGCGCCCGCGTAAAAACCTGCAACGCATATTCATACGCCGTCACCGCCTGCGCCAACAATTTCGCCCCCTCTTCCCCGCCCGTGCGCGTGCCCAAGTCACGAAGCACATTTCCCAGATTGTTTTGCGTCATGGCCCAGTCTTGCGGCAATTGCGCCCGCGTATAAACCTGCAACGCATTTTCAAACGCCGTCACCGCGGCCCGGAGCAATTTCGCCCCTTCTTCCCCGCCCGTCCGCGTGCCTTGCTCGGAAAAAAGATTGCCAAGACTTGTCTGCACTGCCGCCCATCCTTCCGGCTTACGATCTCGCGGCCAAACGACTGCGGCTTGCTGATAGGCCTGTTGCGCCGCGCTGAAATACGCCTGAATTTTCTCGCCTTCGGCGCGGATGCCCAGCTCCAGATTGGCGTTGCCCATCACCAGCGCGAGATTGGCCCACTGCTGCGGGAATTTGGTTTTATCCACGAACTGCTGCGCGCTTCGATACCTGGCCAAGGCTTTCTCGAACTGATTGTCGTTATAATATGAATCGCCGGCCAGGCGCGCGTTTTCAATCGCCTTCGTGGTGAGCTGCTCTTCCTTCTCTTCCAATGCCTGCCGCTGCTTTTTGGCGCTCGCCAATTGCGTGCTATCCTGCGCGAACGCGGCTTCGAAGTTTTTGGCGGCTTCCCCAAAATTCTTCTTCGCAAAAGCGGCCAAACCGAGGCGGTTCAGGTCATTGGATTTGGCCTCGATCTCGGCGATCCATTTGTCGATTTCCTCTTTCGCCTGCTGCGCGCTGAAGCCGTATTGCACCGCCCACTCTTTGATATAGCGGCCAAAATCGACCTTCTCGGTTTCTCCTCCTTGGGCGGGCGCTTGCCGGGTGGATTTTTCCGCGACTTCTTTGATGAAGTTGACAAAGCGCGCATCGGTGAAAAAGGCTGCCGCACTCGTCGGCACGATCTCGACTTCCACGATTTCCCGCAGGTCATAAGGAATGCGCACTTTGCCATCGGCAGGCAGCCGCCAGCCTTCTTTTTTTATGCTCAAATTGACCGACTCGCCAGATTTGAAGGCCGGCGGCAAATCGAGATGGAAAATGCCCAGATCATTGGTATCATCGCCCTTGCCGGTTTGTTCCATAATGACGATGAGGTTCGGCTCCGGCTTTTTCTCGCCGGTCGGGCTGAGCGAATAGACTTTGCCGGTGAGCTGTCGCTGCGCTGGCACTCCGCTCTGGCGGGGAATGGTTTGCTGCGGATAAGCCAGGCTCCACATCAGCGCGAGCAACAGCGCCGGGCTAAAAAAGCGTTGTCTCATTTCGTTCTCCCACGTTTGTGCATTTGAAACGTGTCGGGCTTGCCGCCGAGCATCGGATCTTGATTGAGCATGTCGTAACCGGTTTTCCGCGCCTGCAATTTCACGCGGGCGCCGAGCGGCGCTTGAATTTCAAATTTATATTTACCCCATGCGTTCGTCGTGTCCGTGGCCTCGTAATCTGGCAAATACACGATAACTTCTGGCAAGGGCTCGCCCTTTTCATCCACGATTTGTCCTTCCAGGATTTGCAGCTTGACTTCGATGCTCGCTTGCGTCGAGTCCGCTTTTATCGGAGACTTCAGCAAATGGCTAATTTTCTCCGGCAAATCCGCCAGTGTGGCGACAATGCCCAAAATGCCGCCGATGATGGTCACCCAAAACTGCCAGCGTTCCGATAAAGGTTTTTTGGTCTTTTTCTTATGGCTCATCAGTAAATATTGTGGCTGCTGATTTTTTATTCTCACCGCCGGCATTTGCGCCGCGAGCAAATATTCGTGCGGCGCGCCGGTGGCGGATACCGTCAGGTCAAAGGTATGGTATCGCATGGTTTTTCCTCATAACTATGGACACCCCCAAAGCAGCGTATCTCCCAAACAACTGCGATTTTTTGTCATAGCTTAAGAGACTGGAGATCTCGAAAACTCTCTGCGTATGGCAAGCAACTCATATCGTTCCTCCGCTGATTACTGACAACCGTTCACTGAAAACTGATCACTGAAAACTGGTTACTGACCCCCGACTCAACGCCAACACCTCCCGCAACTCATCCGTGGATAATTCCGTGAGCCACCCCTCCCCCGTTCCGACCACATTCTCCGCCAGCTCCTTTTTGTTCTCGATCATTCGATCAATCCGTTCTTCCAAAGTTCCCAAACAGACGAACTTGTAGACCTGCACATTTTTCTTTTGGCCGACGCGAAAGGCGCGATCGGTGGCTTGATTCTCCACCGCGGGATTCCACCAGCGGTCGAAATGGAACACTTGATTGGCGGCGGTTAAATTCAAGCCGACGCCGCCGGCTTTGAGCGAAAGAATGAAGAGCGGCGGTCCGGAAGACTGCTCTTGAAAGCGCTGTACCATCGCATCGCGTTGCTTCTTCGGCGTGCCGCCGTGCAGGAACAGCACCTCGACGCCCAAGTTCTCTTGCAAATAATGTCGCAGCAGCGTTCCCATTTCCGTGAACTGGGTAAAGAGCAACGCCTTGTCATTCTCAGCCAACATTTCTTCCAACATTTCGCGCAGGCGCGTCAATTTGCCGGAACGATCTTCCAAAACGCTGCCATCTTTCAAGAAATGTGCCGGATGATTGCACACCTGCTTCAGCTTCATCAAAGTCGAGAGCACCAACCCTTTGCGCTCGATGCCCTCGGATTTGGCGATCTTTTCCAACATCTCCTTGACGACGGCTTCGTACAACGAGGCCTGCTCGGCAGTCAAATTGCAAAAGACTTTCATCTCGTTTTTTTCCGGCAGGTCCTGGATAATCGTCGCATCGGTTTTGAGCCGGCGCAGGACAAAAGGCTGAATCAGATTCTTCAAGGCTTGTGCGCGCTCCGAATTGCGGTAGCGCTCGATGGGCACGGCGAAGCGGCTGCGAAAATCATGGGCCGAGCCGAGATAGCCCGGATTGAGAAACT contains:
- a CDS encoding type II toxin-antitoxin system RelB/DinJ family antitoxin, whose amino-acid sequence is MPKAAVIKTRIAPDLKTEVEGILKDLGLSTTEAIALFFYQIKLHRRLPFKIPNKTTRKTFEDTDAGRNLVHYESMDDMLKDLKK
- a CDS encoding type II toxin-antitoxin system YafQ family toxin; the encoded protein is MLKPVRTKQFKKDYKKALRQGKDIEKLDMIMLRLAAQEKLERKHNDHKLVGNFKGRRECHIEPDWLLVYSIQNDLIIFERTGSHSDLFI